One Methylobacterium sp. 77 DNA window includes the following coding sequences:
- a CDS encoding LysR family transcriptional regulator, translated as MELKWLEDFASLARTGSFSRSAEERHVTQSAFSRRIQALETWLGVALIDRSTYPTTLTAAGREFRETAEEAVRMLHGSRSALQASARPNAQVVAVAALHTLALTFFPRWFRQIEAATGPLSSRVLPDDFHNCIQAVAEGGYDFLLTFHHPSVPILLDPEHYPHRIVGADSLVPVCCAGLADESAALPLLSYPQTSFLGRVVIHAQARAGNPPAVIAHTNENAMAEALKFMALEGHGLAWLPRSLVARDLEDGRLIAVGEEAPLEIRLYRNAGHRRSTVSAVWQAAAAIAAKTMQDRNSPV; from the coding sequence ATGGAACTCAAATGGCTCGAGGACTTCGCCAGCCTCGCCCGGACGGGGAGCTTCTCCCGCTCGGCCGAGGAGCGTCACGTCACGCAATCGGCCTTCAGCCGCCGCATCCAGGCGCTCGAAACCTGGCTCGGCGTCGCGCTCATCGACCGCAGCACCTATCCGACCACGCTGACGGCGGCGGGCCGGGAGTTCCGTGAGACGGCCGAGGAGGCGGTCCGGATGCTCCATGGCAGTCGCTCCGCGTTGCAGGCGAGCGCCCGCCCGAATGCGCAGGTCGTGGCGGTGGCGGCCCTCCACACCCTGGCCCTGACCTTCTTTCCGCGCTGGTTCCGGCAGATCGAAGCGGCGACCGGCCCCTTGAGCAGCCGGGTGCTGCCCGACGACTTCCACAACTGCATCCAGGCGGTCGCGGAAGGCGGCTACGACTTCCTGCTGACCTTCCACCATCCGAGCGTGCCGATCCTGCTCGATCCCGAACATTATCCGCATCGCATCGTGGGCGCCGACAGCCTCGTCCCCGTGTGCTGCGCCGGTCTGGCGGACGAGAGCGCGGCCCTGCCCCTGCTCAGCTACCCGCAGACCTCGTTCCTCGGCCGGGTGGTGATCCATGCACAGGCCCGGGCGGGCAATCCGCCTGCCGTGATCGCCCATACCAACGAGAACGCCATGGCCGAGGCGCTGAAATTCATGGCGCTCGAAGGCCACGGGCTGGCATGGCTGCCCCGAAGCCTCGTCGCGCGCGATTTGGAGGACGGCCGCCTGATCGCCGTCGGCGAGGAGGCCCCTCTCGAGATCCGGCTCTATCGCAATGCCGGCCATCGCCGCTCCACCGTGTCGGCGGTCTGGCAGGCGGCGGCCGCCATCGCCGCCAAAACTATGCAGGATCGGAATAGCCCGGTCTGA
- a CDS encoding LysR substrate-binding domain-containing protein codes for MRFDLVDLGLFRHVAEAGSITHGAARANLALAAASSRIRAMELSLGAALLSRSRQGVLLTPAGRALLAHARTLLESVDRMQGDLAAYAGGTIGQIKVLSNTHALTEFLPEALSAYLALHTGVSVDIAERTSDEIVGLVAEGAADLGIVSGTVDTGTLETHPFREDRFVAVLPSGHPLGAREGVLFADVLDYDLVGLDRASAITRFLADKAMRTGRPLMRLRVQLRGFDAVCRLVECGVGLGIVPETTARRAARSMGLDIVPLLDPWAARDLTICLRSLDALPVFAREFVDHLREGGIRSGLGLPSGAGLV; via the coding sequence ATGCGCTTCGATCTCGTCGATCTCGGCCTGTTCCGCCACGTGGCCGAGGCGGGGTCGATCACGCATGGCGCCGCACGGGCCAACCTCGCGCTCGCCGCCGCGTCGAGCCGGATCCGGGCGATGGAACTGTCCCTGGGGGCGGCTCTCCTCAGCCGCAGCCGGCAGGGCGTGCTTCTCACGCCGGCGGGGCGTGCCCTGCTCGCCCATGCCCGCACCCTGCTCGAGAGCGTCGACCGGATGCAGGGAGACCTCGCCGCCTATGCCGGCGGCACGATCGGCCAGATCAAGGTCCTGTCGAACACCCACGCGCTCACCGAATTCCTGCCGGAAGCGCTGAGCGCCTATCTCGCGCTGCATACCGGCGTCAGCGTCGACATCGCGGAACGGACCTCGGACGAGATCGTCGGTCTCGTCGCGGAAGGTGCCGCCGATCTCGGCATCGTTTCCGGCACGGTCGATACCGGCACGCTGGAAACCCACCCGTTTCGCGAGGACCGGTTCGTGGCGGTGCTGCCCTCCGGACATCCGCTGGGCGCGCGGGAGGGCGTGCTGTTCGCCGACGTGCTGGATTACGACCTCGTCGGTCTCGACAGGGCGAGCGCCATCACCCGCTTCCTCGCCGACAAGGCGATGCGCACCGGGCGGCCCCTGATGCGCCTGAGGGTGCAGCTGCGCGGCTTCGATGCCGTGTGCCGGCTGGTGGAATGCGGTGTCGGGCTCGGTATCGTGCCGGAGACGACCGCCCGCCGCGCCGCGCGCTCCATGGGGCTCGACATCGTGCCGCTCCTCGATCCGTGGGCGGCACGCGACCTCACCATCTGCCTGCGCTCCCTCGATGCGTTGCCGGTTTTCGCGCGCGAGTTCGTCGATCACCTGCGCGAGGGCGGGATCCGGTCCGGTTTAGGGCTCCCCTCCGGCGCCGGGCTTGTCTAA
- a CDS encoding amino acid racemase — MLGVLGGMGPMATVDFMAKVVRNTPATRDQDHIPMVVCSAVRIPDRNAAILGDGADPFPAMRETLLSLEAAGASCIAIPCNTAHHWHTALQAETSVRILHIVDAVVDTLVTGDGDCIGVLASSGTVEAGIYRTRLARRGFACRVPDTAGQAEVMRAIRLVKAGQVAEAAIILREQAEALVAAGCGRIVMACTEIPLALASIEGGLHPLLIDATEALARACVEACSVSAKAPALPLAA, encoded by the coding sequence ATGCTCGGTGTTCTCGGTGGGATGGGTCCGATGGCGACCGTGGATTTCATGGCCAAGGTCGTGCGGAACACGCCCGCCACCCGCGACCAGGACCACATCCCGATGGTCGTTTGCTCGGCCGTGCGGATCCCGGATCGCAATGCCGCGATCCTCGGAGACGGCGCCGACCCGTTCCCGGCAATGCGCGAGACCCTGTTGAGCCTGGAAGCGGCGGGAGCCAGCTGCATCGCCATCCCGTGCAACACGGCGCATCACTGGCATACCGCCCTGCAGGCGGAAACGTCCGTCCGCATCCTGCATATCGTCGACGCGGTCGTCGACACGCTCGTCACGGGTGACGGCGATTGCATCGGCGTGCTGGCGAGCAGCGGCACGGTCGAGGCGGGGATCTACCGGACGCGCCTCGCCCGGCGCGGGTTCGCCTGCCGGGTTCCGGATACGGCCGGTCAGGCGGAGGTGATGCGAGCGATCCGGCTGGTGAAGGCCGGGCAGGTCGCCGAGGCGGCGATCATCCTGCGGGAGCAGGCCGAGGCCTTGGTCGCGGCGGGATGCGGCCGGATCGTCATGGCCTGCACCGAGATTCCCCTCGCCCTCGCCTCGATCGAGGGTGGCCTACATCCGCTTCTCATCGACGCGACCGAGGCGCTGGCGCGCGCGTGCGTCGAGGCCTGCTCGGTGTCCGCAAAGGCGCCGGCGCTGCCGCTCGCAGCCTGA
- the mntR gene encoding manganese-binding transcriptional regulator MntR, with product MQDSSRSVPDAPLVDPDVQVESFRQAREARRLELVEDYVELIADLIGDGGEARQVDIAARLGVAQPTVAKMLKRLAEDGFVQQRPYRGVFLTESGRMLAVQSRERHRIVEHFLCALGVSTETARRDAEGIEHHVSAETLEAFRSFTERKG from the coding sequence ATGCAGGATTCGTCGCGATCCGTGCCCGACGCTCCTTTGGTCGATCCGGACGTTCAGGTGGAGAGCTTCCGGCAGGCGCGGGAGGCGCGCCGCCTCGAACTCGTGGAAGATTACGTCGAGCTGATCGCCGACCTCATCGGCGATGGCGGCGAGGCGCGCCAAGTGGACATCGCCGCGCGCCTGGGCGTCGCCCAGCCCACCGTCGCCAAGATGCTCAAGCGCCTGGCGGAAGACGGATTCGTGCAGCAGCGCCCCTATCGCGGCGTGTTCCTCACCGAGAGCGGCCGCATGCTCGCCGTCCAGAGCCGCGAGCGACACCGCATCGTCGAGCATTTCCTCTGCGCGCTGGGTGTCAGCACCGAGACCGCGCGGCGCGATGCGGAGGGGATCGAGCACCATGTCAGCGCCGAGACGCTCGAAGCCTTCCGCTCCTTCACGGAACGCAAGGGCTGA